The Vitis vinifera cultivar Pinot Noir 40024 chromosome 18, ASM3070453v1 region AGTTCGATGGGAAAGTGTCATGTTACCCGGGACGTGAAGGAGGAGGAAGCATAGATTTGGAGGTGTGCCTACCGCCAAACTCGATGAGTGCTCTTGAATCCAACCAGGAGTTCATGGAGGCTGTCTCTTTGTCCCCTTAGGTACTTAGTTTTCACATATGTAATCTGCATAAACTAATGATGTAAACTTCATTAGTCTCTGTTTTTCtgtttcttccttgaataagcACTTGTCTATGTACGGACGTCCTTCATATATTGCAAATTCAGATAATATGATGTGATATCGAGGCAAAGTAATTATAAAGCAAATGTTAAGTTGTTATGTCAAGCTACCAAACAGTTCCACATCATATCTGCTAAACCTAATATAAGACTATATGCCCCCTCCACGCACAACAAAGATAGGACTTTATAGAAGGATGGTCAGCTTATCTTATGGAAGGTCAAAGCTCGACTTATTTAATGGTTATTCAATTCACTTCATCTGTAAACATGGACATTTCGGACTAGATGCCAGCCACTCTAATAATTGAGCAATGAACTCCAGTTTCCAGCTGCAGATTTCAGTACTCCATATTTAACTAGCAAGAATATTATTGATTGATTTAAGCTTTCCCTCCTGCAAAATTAGCATACAACAGATACGCGGTGAAGAGCTGTTAACAGCTTCATCACACCCCAAGAGTCAAAGGCCATGAGAACCCAATTTTTTGGACTTTATTTGCTAGTTCTCATCAACCATAGGCTATAGCACCATGAGGGactttatttggaatttggTAGTAGGAGCAAAATTCAAacggagaaaaaaaataatcagaTTATAGAATGAAATTGACTACTTACATCATCAACATTGAGAGGCTCCTTGAGATGTCACACCATCTGCAGAGTGGTTTAACAAACAGAATCCTAGCTTTCTCATTTTGGTGGTCTGTGAAGTACCTAGCTCCCGTTATAACAGTCCAGGTAACATATCACTAAACTCATGCTTTTATGTggaaaaaactattaaataagTTAGTAGTACTTGCATCCAAAAATATAAAGACCTGAGATCAGACCTTGGGAGTTGTAACCTCATTAAACTGCACATGCGCCTatgggaaagaaaaagaggaaaattaaGTTGTTCTTGATGCCATCAATTAACAACAGCAAATTGAGCAGTGGAAGTCCATTGGAAATGGGAGACAAACTACATTTTGTATGAATAACAATAACAGAATAATACAAACCAGCTAAAAGTTGAGCCCCATCGATTCTTCAGTGGGATGATCAAGGGGGTATGAAAAAGCAACCAAAGATCAATCCTTCAGAAGTTCAAAAAGATTAGGGACAGAGCAGAGTAGAAACGAAGTCAAACAGGCCTTACTAAATCCTAGTGCAGGAAAGCTAAGCATTCCCCTTGAATGGTCCTAAAATTTACATGTCATGCAAAAGTGAGGAGCACAGATaactttctaaatttaaatctaaCAAGAAACTGAATATCAGCCCGCTAGCATGGACAAAAAGTCAATAATCTCAGACTAAAAgaggagaaaataatttttcaggaCAGTAGTTATTTCAAGAGGCTGAGAAGTTTCCCCGAAACCTCTTTGTATGCCCACGCACTGATAGCTATCCGATTTTGTCCTATTTATTGCATATAAACTGCATCCCCTTGACGGCTGAAATGCCGAAACTGCAAGAAAtcattaaggaaataaaataaatacaataaaggGAAAAGCTACTTCAATGTTGAAGAATTTCTGTGTGAGAAACCTACAGGACATTAGCGATAATTACAATGCAATTTGGTTGTTATATGAGGGCCCAAGAAAGACAACCAGAGAAGCTTCAAGAAGACATGATGTTAGAAGCTGATATTCAACCATGAAGATCCTTTGAAAGGCCCAAGAAAGACAACCAGAAAAAGCCTCATGATGTTTAGCAGCTGATATTCAACCATGAAGATCCTTTGAAAGGCCCAAGAAAGACAACCAGAAAAAGCTTCAGGATGTTAGCAGCTGATATTCAATCATGAGGATCCTTTCAAATCTGTGTACCCCTCAGAGCTTAGCTTCAGCCAAATGTTCCATGAGGGCCTTTTTGAGGAAAGGGATCGCTCTTAAAACATTGAATGAAGCATGGCCACAAGTTAGAGCCTAACTTAGATTCTTCAAAGCAATCTCATATACATTCCAAAGCTTTTACTGAGCTTTCCTCGTTTAAATGGTATCACAGCCACTCCCCAGTGGGACTGTTAGCAGGCTTAAACCCTTTTCCCTCTATAACTCCTTCCCAACTAAAGCATTTCCAGATTCACATTCTTATTAACTTCCACAATTATTAACTGTCTCCATTGATCGTCAAGAACATGTAGCAATCAACTGAGTAATTCGCAACCCTTAGAGCATCATATACATTACGAGCCTAAATCCTTGCAACTGAACCTTTCAGAAAAATTGGTAGTTTAGCATTGTATTagaacaaagatgaacttgacGGCTGGACCTGATCTTTTGTTTTCtataaaattgaaatacttaTGTCATAAAATTCAGTAATGTACCatccttatttaattttttttatttttttatttttctgttgtcATGGTGCACCGTTGAATTGAATCATGGACACCGCTGGACAAGCATACGACGACTGTAAGAATTTTATCTCGAGATTTTTTTTGACAAGTGGCTTTCGAGTTAGGGGCAACTACCAAGCGAATTTAGAATACGGATACAAGTTGGCCTTTCAATATTGAATTATGCAGATGATGGGTGATGCTTCCGGGGTCACGTTGgtaaaaaaaacacaagaaatGAGCAACCCTACGATACTTCCTTTACTGCAAAACAATTAAGCTTATGTTGCGACTTGTGACTTCTTAGCAGTCAAAACACTGTTCATATTTTGACTTCAACCGCGGAAAAGGTCAAAATGATATTTCAAGGAcaataattaaaagaattgaCCTGCCCCTCAGCCCCTCCTTCCGCCTGTCTGGAGGTCCATAACACAAGCACGCTGTTTACCACATGAACAGGAAATCAGTTGCTGCTTGGCCGTCAATAACAGAACAAGATTGGACCCGCCCTTGCCGGAGAACTACTTCGGGAACTCCATTCATACAGCCAATGCCCATTTCAGCTTTGGCTTCAGCTCTTGCAAATGCAACACCTGATCAGCAAAGAACAGTATGCCCATTACCCTAATTATTGATGATACCTTAGTTTGCGTTGTATTAGTAGCCTTTTacgtaattttctttttcttctgctCTCATTATTGTCGATACCTTAGTTTGCATTGTATTAGGAgcctaatttcttttattttattttattttttatggtgcTCATGTTGTTGTTtccgtttttatttttatggtggCTAGATGCTGGGcgaaagtttgtaccctctcgTGGATCAGCTGGAGCATGAGATGGCAGCCAAAGTGACAGGCATGCTTCTGGATATGGGCCAGACTGAGTTTTTGCATCTGCTCGAGTCGCCAGAGGCTTTGAAGTCCAAGGTTGCGGAGGCCATGGACGTCCTGAGGAATGTTGCTCAGCAGCAGGCTAACAGACCGAACAACTATCCTCACTGTCCCTGAATGATAGCCTTGTTCCCTGAGTGTGTTGGGTGGGACTTGAATGTGGTTCCAGCAGTTTAAATTAAGTTTCTCTGCTAGTGAAGGCTCTAGATTTCATTTGATATGGAGTTACATTAGCCATAGAATTCTGAAGTTTGAAACATATTGTGTGTGCTGGTTTTTGGTGATAAAGTTTGGGATGCTATATACTCTATGTTTTGATATTGACAATAGAGTGTTCTATTGAGCAATTTATTATGTGGGTAATGTCATGCATGATATCCATCCTCCAAATACCTTTTAAAAGAATGGGTCCATCTATGGCTGCCAGTCTTTCTTGCAGGGCAACCTTTAAGAAAGGAGAGCCATAATTTTTGCAAAACCGATTCAGAATAATAATGGTTAAGTTGTCTTTTCAACATTTTGATATTATTGTTATGCAGGTTATGCTTCTACATCTAGtttaattcaataaaaggaCACCGTGAAAGGTGTAagacaaaacaagaaaaagagcATGTCTACAACACATCCTTACTGCAAGTCTGCAAAGCAATTAGGGCTGTGTTCTGAGCAGTCAAAACACTGGTTTATACCTAcaggttattattattacaactTAAATTCACAGCATTGTTTCATATTTTGATTGGATCTAGTCTTTATCAGCAACTGCGGGGAAAAGGGTAAAATTACATTACAAGGACAGTCGTTAAAATAATTGTCCTGCTCATATGCAGCTACATCAACCAGAGCCACCCATTAAGAATGGAAGGGAGAAGCTGAAGATAAGCTATTGGCTTCCCTGAACAGAGGAACTCCTCGGTGGTCTAATGGCAACTCCGACTGTTCGGCTCATCTCAGAATGCTTTATCAAACCAAAGTTCACTTCAGAAGAGACAAAGGAGCCCTGTTACCTCACACCATGGGACCTTGCCATGCTCTCCGTCAATTATATCCAAAAGGGCCTTCTCTTTAGCAAACCACCTCTGTGGATTATCCACAAAACTTCATGGCAACTCTCTTGGACAGGCTCAAGGATTCTCTCGCTCTCACACTCGACCATTTCTACCCACTTGCAGGCCGCCTTGCAACAAAGAAGGAGGACAGTTCACCCTCTTACGTGGTCTTTGTAGATTGTAACAACAGTCCCGGAGCGAAATTCATCCACGCAGCTGCATACATGACACTATCTGACATCGTTTCACCAATTTATGTACCCCAAGTTATCCAATCATTCTTTGATCATGATAGGGTGATTAACCACGATGGTCGCACCTTGTCTTTGCTATCAATTCAAATCACAGAGCTTGTGGACGGCATCTTCATTGGATGTTCCATAAATCACAGCATGGTTTATGGAACCTCTTTCTGGCATTTCTTCAATGCATGGTCTGAGGTATTCACTGCACAGGGGAAGAATAGTTCCATAACACTGTCACGCCCACCCATCCTCAAGCGTTGGTTTCCTGATGGCTGTGGTCCAATTATCAACCTTCCTTTCACTCACCATGATGAGTTCATCAGCAGATATGAAGCACCCGTTCTCAGAGAGAGAATTTTCCACTTCTCATCAGAATCAATAGCAAAGCTCAAAGCAAAGGCAAATGCACAGTGCAACAGCAACAAAATCTCCTCTTTCCAGGCATTGTCCGCACTTGTCTGGAGGTCCATAACACGAGCGCGCTGTTTCCCACATGAGCAGGTAACCAGTTGCAGGCTGGCCACCGGTAACAGACCAAGATTGGACCCGCCCTTGCCGGAGAACTACTTTGGGAACTCAATTCAAACGGTGAGAGGCATTGCCACTGCTGGTGAACTGCTTGAACATGATCTTGGGTGGGCAGCCTGGCTCTTGCACCAGGCTGTGGTCGGTCACACTGACAAAGCTGTGCGTGGCTGGCTTGAGTCATGGTTTCAATCCCACTTTATTTATCAGTTAGGCCTGTTTttttatgaagaatttgaagaaaaatatgaagaatttgaaaacaaaatatggaggaacacctcaattcattctgtgataccttcctttacaatgaatgaaagcataaataaatagcctacggatatgagacaattccggaatggaatttcccttacatggaaagtgaataaactcttacatgggaagtgaataaactactcttacatggaaagtgaataaactaccttgctagaattactcttaaatatataaactactcttacatggaaagtgaataaactaccttgctagaattactcttaaatcaattataataaaggctgtacattacactaattag contains the following coding sequences:
- the LOC109121673 gene encoding LOW QUALITY PROTEIN: polyadenylate-binding protein 8 (The sequence of the model RefSeq protein was modified relative to this genomic sequence to represent the inferred CDS: inserted 1 base in 1 codon), which codes for MNRKSVAAWPSITEQDWTRPCRRTTSGTPFIQPMPISALASALANATPDQQRTMLGESLYPLVDQLEHEMAAKVTGMLLDMGQTEFLHLLESPEALKSKVAEAMDVLRNVAQQQANRPXQLSSLSLNDSLVP